From the Quercus lobata isolate SW786 chromosome 6, ValleyOak3.0 Primary Assembly, whole genome shotgun sequence genome, one window contains:
- the LOC115995034 gene encoding O-fucosyltransferase 1 isoform X1, producing MIGRLGHHRLQHPKQGGGGGGLKNMMGRLSIAVVVLLICTVSLLLSFSSTSTSTKADSRSAAYRSQINVEELWRSADFGGWRPSSAPRSDWPPPPAPSESNGYLRVRCNGGLNQQRSAICNAVLAARIMNATLVLPELDANSFWHDDSGFYGIYDVEHFISTLRFDVRIVEHIPEIRKNGKTKKIKAFQIRPPRDAPISWYTTDALEKMKKHGAIYLTPFSHRLAEEIDNPEYQRLRCRVNYHALRFKPHIMKLSQSIVDKLRSQGHFMSIHLRFEMDMLAFAGCLDIFTPKEQEILKKYRKENFAPKVLNYGERRAIGKCPLTPEEVGLILRAMGFDNSTRIYLAAGELFGGDRFMKPFRMLFPHLENHSSVEHTDELVENTRGLLGSAVDYMVCLLSDIFMPTYDGPSNFANNLLGHRLYYGFRTTIRPDRKALAPIFIDWENGRKAGFDEAVRRVMLKTNFGGPHKRVPPESLYTNSWPECFCQTSPQNPADKCPPDDVLQILSDRLKSETTDDLKPLTPLNLTVSEAER from the exons ATGATTGGCAGGCTAGGGCATCATCGGCTGCAGCACCCGAAgcaaggaggaggaggaggaggattgAAGAACATGATGGGGAGGTTATCCATCGCGGTGGTGGTTCTCTTGATCTGCACCGTTTCCTTGCTACTTTCATtttcctccacctccacctccaccaaaGCCGATTCTCGATCCGCTGCCTATCGCTCCCAG ATTAATGTAGAAGAACTTTGGAGAAGCgctgattttggtggttggagGCCATCTTCTGCTCCACGATCTGATTGGCCTC CTCCTCCAGCTCCAAGTGAGAGTAATGGCTATCTACGTGTGCGCTGTAATGGTGGTCTGAACCAGCAACGTAGTGCG ATTTGTAATGCGGTCCTTGCTGCACGAATCATGAATGCTACACTAGTGCTACCTGAGTTGGACGCAAACTCCTTTTGGCATGATGATAG TGGTTTCTATGGTATCTATGATGTTGAACATTTTATCAGTACATTGAGGTTTGATGTTCGGATTGTTGAACATATACCAGAAATTCGCAAAAATGGGAAAACCAAGAAGATTAAAGCTTTCCAG ATTCGTCCCCCTAGAGATGCTCCTATCAGTTGGTATACTACAGATGCTctagagaagatgaagaaacaTGGTGCTATTTATCTTACCCCCTTTTCTCACCGTTTGGCAGAAGAAATTGACAACCCTGAGTACCAAAGATTGAGGTGCAGAGTTAACTATCATGCTCTAAGATTTAAGCCACATATTATGAAGTTAAGTCAATCAATAGTTGATAAGCTCCGGTCACAAGGTCACTTCATGTCTATACATCTTCGTTTCGAGATGGATATGCTGGCATTTGCTGG GTGCTTGGATATATTTACCCCTAAAGAGCAAGAGATATTAAAGAAGTATCGAAAGGAAAATTTTGCTCCAAAAGTACTCAATTACGGTGAAAGGAGAGCCATTGGAAAATGCCCATTAACTCCAGAAGAG GTTGGGCTTATTCTACGTGCTATGGGGTTTGACAATTCTACTCGAATATACCTGGCAGCAGGGGAACTTTTTGGTGGGGATCGATTCATGAAACCATTTCGGATGCTTTTTCCTCACCTTGAGAACCATAGCTCTGTGGAACATACAGATGAGCTTGTTGAGAACACCAGGGGGCTGTTAGGGTCTGCTGTTGATTACATGGTTTGTCTCCTGTCTGACATTTTCATGCCAACATATGATGGTCCAAGCAACTTTGCAAACAATCTCCTCGGACACCGCCTCTACTATGGCTTCCGGACTACAATCAGACCTGACAGGAAAGCTCTTGCTCCTATCTTCATTGATTGGGAGAATGGGCGGAAAGCAGGTTTTGATGAAGCTGTTAGGCGTGTCATGCTCAAAACAAACTTTGGTGGACCCCACAAGCGGGTCCCACCAGAGTCTCTCTATACAAATTCTTGGCCTGAATGTTTCTGTCAAACTTCACCACAGAATCCTGCAGACAAATGTCCCCCAGATGATGTTCTGCAAAT
- the LOC115995034 gene encoding O-fucosyltransferase 1 isoform X2, whose product MRRLGHHRLQHPKQGGGGGGLKNMMGRLSIAVVVLLICTVSLLLSFSSTSTSTKADSRSAAYRSQINVEELWRSADFGGWRPSSAPRSDWPPPPAPSESNGYLRVRCNGGLNQQRSAICNAVLAARIMNATLVLPELDANSFWHDDSGFYGIYDVEHFISTLRFDVRIVEHIPEIRKNGKTKKIKAFQIRPPRDAPISWYTTDALEKMKKHGAIYLTPFSHRLAEEIDNPEYQRLRCRVNYHALRFKPHIMKLSQSIVDKLRSQGHFMSIHLRFEMDMLAFAGCLDIFTPKEQEILKKYRKENFAPKVLNYGERRAIGKCPLTPEEVGLILRAMGFDNSTRIYLAAGELFGGDRFMKPFRMLFPHLENHSSVEHTDELVENTRGLLGSAVDYMVCLLSDIFMPTYDGPSNFANNLLGHRLYYGFRTTIRPDRKALAPIFIDWENGRKAGFDEAVRRVMLKTNFGGPHKRVPPESLYTNSWPECFCQTSPQNPADKCPPDDVLQILSDRLKSETTDDLKPLTPLNLTVSEAER is encoded by the exons ATGAGAAG GCTAGGGCATCATCGGCTGCAGCACCCGAAgcaaggaggaggaggaggaggattgAAGAACATGATGGGGAGGTTATCCATCGCGGTGGTGGTTCTCTTGATCTGCACCGTTTCCTTGCTACTTTCATtttcctccacctccacctccaccaaaGCCGATTCTCGATCCGCTGCCTATCGCTCCCAG ATTAATGTAGAAGAACTTTGGAGAAGCgctgattttggtggttggagGCCATCTTCTGCTCCACGATCTGATTGGCCTC CTCCTCCAGCTCCAAGTGAGAGTAATGGCTATCTACGTGTGCGCTGTAATGGTGGTCTGAACCAGCAACGTAGTGCG ATTTGTAATGCGGTCCTTGCTGCACGAATCATGAATGCTACACTAGTGCTACCTGAGTTGGACGCAAACTCCTTTTGGCATGATGATAG TGGTTTCTATGGTATCTATGATGTTGAACATTTTATCAGTACATTGAGGTTTGATGTTCGGATTGTTGAACATATACCAGAAATTCGCAAAAATGGGAAAACCAAGAAGATTAAAGCTTTCCAG ATTCGTCCCCCTAGAGATGCTCCTATCAGTTGGTATACTACAGATGCTctagagaagatgaagaaacaTGGTGCTATTTATCTTACCCCCTTTTCTCACCGTTTGGCAGAAGAAATTGACAACCCTGAGTACCAAAGATTGAGGTGCAGAGTTAACTATCATGCTCTAAGATTTAAGCCACATATTATGAAGTTAAGTCAATCAATAGTTGATAAGCTCCGGTCACAAGGTCACTTCATGTCTATACATCTTCGTTTCGAGATGGATATGCTGGCATTTGCTGG GTGCTTGGATATATTTACCCCTAAAGAGCAAGAGATATTAAAGAAGTATCGAAAGGAAAATTTTGCTCCAAAAGTACTCAATTACGGTGAAAGGAGAGCCATTGGAAAATGCCCATTAACTCCAGAAGAG GTTGGGCTTATTCTACGTGCTATGGGGTTTGACAATTCTACTCGAATATACCTGGCAGCAGGGGAACTTTTTGGTGGGGATCGATTCATGAAACCATTTCGGATGCTTTTTCCTCACCTTGAGAACCATAGCTCTGTGGAACATACAGATGAGCTTGTTGAGAACACCAGGGGGCTGTTAGGGTCTGCTGTTGATTACATGGTTTGTCTCCTGTCTGACATTTTCATGCCAACATATGATGGTCCAAGCAACTTTGCAAACAATCTCCTCGGACACCGCCTCTACTATGGCTTCCGGACTACAATCAGACCTGACAGGAAAGCTCTTGCTCCTATCTTCATTGATTGGGAGAATGGGCGGAAAGCAGGTTTTGATGAAGCTGTTAGGCGTGTCATGCTCAAAACAAACTTTGGTGGACCCCACAAGCGGGTCCCACCAGAGTCTCTCTATACAAATTCTTGGCCTGAATGTTTCTGTCAAACTTCACCACAGAATCCTGCAGACAAATGTCCCCCAGATGATGTTCTGCAAAT